From the genome of Papaver somniferum cultivar HN1 chromosome 2, ASM357369v1, whole genome shotgun sequence, one region includes:
- the LOC113351581 gene encoding probable fatty acyl-CoA reductase 5: MESNGMIQSFENKSILVTGSTGFLSKLFVEKLLRVQPNVKQLYLLFRPADASSPTQRLHKDVTGKEVFRLLRKKHGLGFDSFISEKVTPVFGDVSLENLGIKDSEVEKKMHKEIDIVANFAATTNFEERYDVALAVNTTGPKHVMELAKKRAKLYGWLITYAFTKGMGEITIDHLKGNLPVVIVRPTIVTSTYSEPFPGWTEGFKSLDPMVISLGIGMLPCFLGDNESFFNIIPGDMVVNAIIAAMVNHSNNNIFSGDKDRYVYHISISTHKEQTSIIKLLSFAYDYFRENPWRNGDSSEIVKPVFFPTMTSFREHIHTNFVVPKKDAVQL; this comes from the exons ATGGAATCGAATGGAATgattcaatcttttgaaaacaaGAGCATCCTTGTCACTGGTTCTACTGGGTTTTTGTCGAAAT TGTTTGTGGAGAAGTTACTTAGAGTTCAGCCAAATGTGAAACAACTCTATCTTCTTTTTAGACCTGCTGATGCGTCGTCCCCTACTCAGCGTCTTCATAAGGAT GTGACAGGGAAGGAAGTATTTAGACTGTTGAGAAAAAAGCATGGTCTTGGATTTGATTCGTTTATATCCGAAAAGGTGACGCCTGTCTTTGGGGATGTTAGTTTAGAGAACTTGGGAATAAAAGACTCTGAAGTGGAAAAGAAAATGCATAAAGAAATCGATATTGTTGCCAATTTTGCTGCAACTACAAATTTTGAAGAAAG ATACGATGTGGCATTGGCTGTGAATACAACAGGACCTAAGCATGTTATGGAGTTGGCAAAAAAA AGAGCTAAACTATATGGATGGCTAATCACATATGCGTTCACAAAGGGAATGGGAGAGATAACAATTGATCACTTGAAAGGAAATCTTCCTGTTGTTATCGTAAGGCCTACAATTGTTACTAGTACTTACAGTGAACCATTTCCTGGATGGACCGAAGGCTTCAA ATCGCTTGACCCCATGGTAATTAGTCTTGGAATAGGGATGTTACCTTGTTTTCTTGGGGACAATGAGTCGTTCTTCAATATA ATCCCAGGAGATATGGTGGTGAATGCTATAATAGCCGCGATGGTGAATCActctaataataatattttttctgGTGATAAGGATCGCTATGTCTATCATATCAGCATCTCTACGCACAAAGAGCAGACGAGCATCATTAAGCTGTTAAGTTTTGCTTATGATTACTTTCGTGAGAATCCTTGGAGGAATGGTGACAGTAGTGAAATTGTTAAGCCTGTTTTCTTTCCCACCATGACTAGCTTTCGAGAGCACATCCATACCAATTTTGTGGTGCCAAAGAAG gatGCAGTTCAACTCTAA
- the LOC113348337 gene encoding uncharacterized protein LOC113348337 isoform X3 — translation MLQFSSSEVCAHTDTQLLHLTLLKWVPSRSGMCTTPMEVTSSQLIASEIFPANVVKAMIYPGAVAHGLVKNMTVPSWNNLFNIYNLTDAKEYSPVADLQRLEVLAGSYFSVAGALVGLLKPGRMSMFGTLLLIWGLVKEGILGKPVNTDPATAVFVYPTMLIALVCAFSSINYTKPKRSSTVRPVAKPMPGSSKSKLR, via the exons ATGTTGCAATTCTCAAGCTCTGAAGTTTGCGCACACACAGACACACAACTCCTCCACCTGACATTACTTAAATG GGTTCCTTCTCGGTCCGGGATGTGCACAACACCAATGGAGGTGACATCTTCTCAGTTGATTGCAAGTGAAATCTTCCCTGCAAACGTAGTGAAGGCCATGATATACCCTGGAGCCGTGGCGCATggactcgtcaagaatatgacaGTACCAAGTTGGAACAACTTATTCAACATCTATAACCTTACTGACGCCAAGGAGTACTCGCCTGTAGCTGACCTGCAGCGTCTAGAG GTTCTTGCAGGAAGCTACTTCTCTGTGGCAGGAGCTCTTGTAGGTCTCCTGAAACCTGGAAGAATGAGCATGTTTGGAACACTCCTTCTGATTTGGGGTCTTGTTAAGGAAGGAATCCTTGGGAAACCAGTGAACACAGATCCTGCAACAGCCGTTTTTGTTTATCCAACAATGTTAATTGCACTTGTGTGTGCTTTCTCATCTATAAATTACACAAAGCCCAAGAGAAGTAGCACTGTTAGGCCTGTTGCAAAACCTATGCCTGGttcttcaaaatcaaaactaaGATGA